The genomic window CCGGATAGCGGCGACCCCACGGCGCGTGCCTGATGAACAAGCCGGACGCCGGATTGCCGGTGCGAATGGCCGCTATGGTCTCGCTGAGTATGTCCACGACAGCAACCATACGCTCAACTAGTGAGCGTTCAAGACATGAATGCGAGCATTTCAGCCATTCATTTGCTCGCAGTGGACTCATAAGTTCATACCTATGACACAGCGGACAACCTCCCCCACCATCGCCGTCTACGGCGCCACCGGCCACACCGGCGGCTACCTGCTCGCCGAACTCCACCGCCGCGGCCACACCCCGATCCTGGTGGGCCGCAACGCCGATCGCATGCGCGCCGCCGCCGAAGCCGCGGGCCTGACCGACGCCGAGATCCGCGTCGCCGACCTCAGCGACCACGCCGCCCTTGTCGCCGCGTTCACCGGCGCCGACGTGGTGATCAGCAGCCTCTCCGCCTACGTGCGCAACGGCGAACCGGTCCTCGCGGCCGCCATCGCCGCGGGCGCGCACTACACCGACATCTCCGGCGAACAGCTGTTCCTGAAGAAGGTCTTCGACGATTACGCCACCGCGGCCGAAACAGCCGGTGTCACAGTTATTTCCGGTATCACCGACAACAACATCGCGGGCGACCTGCTCGCCAATCTCGTCGCGCGCCGGGTGAGCGGCCCGGCCGAGATCGTCATCAGCCACCTGAGCAAGAGCGGGGGCAACGGCTCGAAAGGCAGCGCCAAGACGGTGTTCGCCAGCCTCGACTGGTTCAGCAGCGGCGGTTGGCATTTCGCGGACGGTGAGCTGCGCACCGGTCCCGCGCGGCATCCGGAGATGACCTTCCCGGGAGACACCGCGCCCACGGCCGTCGGCAAGTTCCCGCAGCCGCCCGTGCTCACGGTCCCACGGCACACCGAGGTCGCGTCGGTGGAGGGCGTCCTCGCCGCCGAAATTCTCGGTACGCTCGGCTCTTTCACCGAGGAACTCATCGAGCAGATCCCGGACGAGCCGAGTTCGGACCTGCGCTACGAAGTGATCGTGGACGCGCACGGCGGCGGCAAAGTGGTGCGCGGCGTGGTCGATGGCGTCGACTCCTACCGCGATTCCGCCCTGCTCGCCGTCGAGATCGCGACCAGACTGGCCGCAGGCGCCGCGAAGCCGGGCGCGCTGGCTCCGGCCGAAGCGTTCGAGCCCGCCGAATTCCTCGACGCTCTCGCACGCTTCGGCATCACCTGGCGCATCGAGGAATCCTGAAGCCCCACGGCGACGGGGCATAGAGTCGGGTCATGACCGACGACCGGCCCGCACTCGCCATCGCCCTGGATCTGCAACCGCATCCCGAGGGCGGGTGGTATCGCCAAACTTGGCGCAGCCCTGTGGAATTCACGCCCGAGGGCTATCCGGGGACGCGCGCGGCGGCGACGGCGATCCACTTTCTGCTGATGCCGGGTGAGCGCTCGGCCCCGCACACGGTGCGGTCGGACGAGCTGTGGCTCTGGCACCGCGGCGGACCGCTCGCGCTCGACATCGGCGGCGAGGAGATCGTCCTCGGGCCCGATGTCGAGCGCGGTCAGCTGTTGCAGGCCGTGGTCCCCGGCGGTGTCAGCCAGGCCGCGCGGCCGCTCGGCAACGAGTACGTCCTGGTGAGCTGCATCGTCGCCCCGGGCTTCGACTTCGCGGACTTCCGGCTCGACTGAGCTGCCGCCCGTCGTCCCGAAGCCCCGCAGTCCAACGCCCGGGCCGAGCGAATGCGAGCGGAACTTACTTCGGAACCTCGATCACGCCCTCGTCGACCGCCCACTTGATGGTCTTCTCCAACTGCGGACAGGTCTCGGGACGACCGGGGCGACCGCCCGACGCGGCGAGCTCGGCGAAGACCGGGCAGTGCGTTTCGGGCGGCTCGGTCCACTGCACCGAGGTCTGGTGCGAGCTGGATTTGCGCACCAGCACCTCGCTCCGGCAGGCCTGACACCGCAACGGCGTCAGGCCCTCCTCCAGATAGCGCTGCTTGTCGACCACGGTCTGGGCCTGCACCGCCGCCCGCCGCGCGGGCTGATCGGCGAAGTCCGGCGCCTTGGCCCAGGTGGCGGCCATCAGACGCCTGCCTCGGCTTCCTTCGTCGCCTGCTCGGCCGCCTCGGCCTCGTGCTTGCGACGCAGGTTCTCCGCGACCTCGGCCTCCCACGCCTCGTTCGCCTTGGTGGTGTCCACCTCGAACTCGAAGCGCTGGGTCATCTTCTCGGTGACGTCGGCGACGTCCACGTAGAACTGGTCGTACCAGCGGCGCAGCTGGTAGACCGGGCCGTCCTCTTCGCACAGCAGCGGGTTCTCGACCTTGGACTTGTGCTTCCAGATCTCGACGTCCTGCAGGAAGCCGACGCTGATGCCCTCGGTCATCTTCTCGGCCAGCTTGTCGGCCATCTCGCCGTCGACGCCCTTCGGCTTCTCCAGCGAGATGCCCCACTGCAGCACGAACGAGTCCTGCGTCACCGGGTAGTGGCAGTTGATCAGGACGCTCTTGACCTCGTAACCGCTGTAGATGTTGATCAGCGGGTTGATCATGTACGAGGGGCCGAAGTACGAGGCCTCGGACTTCAGCAAGGTGTCGCCGCCGTACTTGGAGGCCATGCCGATGTCGGGCCTGCCCTTGGTCTCCAGGAACTGGGTGGCGATGTGCCCCTCGAAGACGTTCTTGAAGTACGTCGGGAAGGCGAAGTGGATGTAGAAGAAGTGGGCCATGTCGACCACGTTGTCGATGATCTCGCGGCAGTTCGCGCCCTCGATGAGCATCGAGTTCCACGTCCAGTCCGTCCAGCCGCTGTCGAGCTGGTCGGTCGGGTTGCCGTCCGCGTCGGTGTAGGGGCCCTCGATGTGCGGGATGGTGATCTCCGGCGGCGGCTCGTTGCCCTCGTGGTCGTGCCAGACGAACAGCTGACCGTTGCGCTCCAGCGTGGTCCACTTCCTGGTGCGCGCGAGCGGCGGAACGCGCCGCGCGTAAGGAATGGAGCTGCACTTGCCGTTGACGCCGGACCAGCGCCAGTCGTGGAACGGGCAGGCGATGTCGTCGCCCTTGACCTCGCCCATGCTCAGGTCGCCGCCCATGTGCCTGCAGTAGGCGTCGAGCACCCGCAGTTCGCCCGCGCTGTCGACCCAGACCACCAGCTTGGTACCGAACACGTTCACCGCGTGCGGCTTACCGTCCCGGAACGTCTTGGCCAGGCCGAGGCAATGCCATCCCCGCGCATAGCGGGTAGGCACCGAGCCGACATCCAGCTCCCTGACCTTGCCACCGCTCCCTTTGGGGGTAACTGCCATCGCGTTTCCTCCTCCTTCTGTACTAGAACACGTTACAAAAATGTCGTGCTCCATGCCAGCGATTCGGGTCACTTCCTGCGCATGTCCATCTGCGACCTGCGATGAACGCCGGTTCTCGACAGAAATAAGAACCTGTTCTAGTCTCAGAGACAAATGAGTACCGGTTACCAATCCGACCAGGCAGGAGCAGGTCCCGAGATGACGCAAGAAGTGACCGAGCGGGTCGAAGCGCTGTTGCCGACACTGCGTGAGCGCGCGCAGGAGGCCGAGGACCTGCGGCGCATCCCCGACGAATCGATCAAGGCGCTCCAAGAGACCGGCTTCTTCCGACTGCTACAGCCCAAGCAGTGGGGTGGATACGCCGCCGACCCGGTCGTCTTCTACGACACCGTCCGCAAGCTGGCCAGCGCGTGCG from Nocardia bhagyanarayanae includes these protein-coding regions:
- a CDS encoding cupin domain-containing protein, encoding MTDDRPALAIALDLQPHPEGGWYRQTWRSPVEFTPEGYPGTRAAATAIHFLLMPGERSAPHTVRSDELWLWHRGGPLALDIGGEEIVLGPDVERGQLLQAVVPGGVSQAARPLGNEYVLVSCIVAPGFDFADFRLD
- a CDS encoding Rieske 2Fe-2S domain-containing protein, producing the protein MAVTPKGSGGKVRELDVGSVPTRYARGWHCLGLAKTFRDGKPHAVNVFGTKLVVWVDSAGELRVLDAYCRHMGGDLSMGEVKGDDIACPFHDWRWSGVNGKCSSIPYARRVPPLARTRKWTTLERNGQLFVWHDHEGNEPPPEITIPHIEGPYTDADGNPTDQLDSGWTDWTWNSMLIEGANCREIIDNVVDMAHFFYIHFAFPTYFKNVFEGHIATQFLETKGRPDIGMASKYGGDTLLKSEASYFGPSYMINPLINIYSGYEVKSVLINCHYPVTQDSFVLQWGISLEKPKGVDGEMADKLAEKMTEGISVGFLQDVEIWKHKSKVENPLLCEEDGPVYQLRRWYDQFYVDVADVTEKMTQRFEFEVDTTKANEAWEAEVAENLRRKHEAEAAEQATKEAEAGV
- a CDS encoding saccharopine dehydrogenase NADP-binding domain-containing protein, translated to MTQRTTSPTIAVYGATGHTGGYLLAELHRRGHTPILVGRNADRMRAAAEAAGLTDAEIRVADLSDHAALVAAFTGADVVISSLSAYVRNGEPVLAAAIAAGAHYTDISGEQLFLKKVFDDYATAAETAGVTVISGITDNNIAGDLLANLVARRVSGPAEIVISHLSKSGGNGSKGSAKTVFASLDWFSSGGWHFADGELRTGPARHPEMTFPGDTAPTAVGKFPQPPVLTVPRHTEVASVEGVLAAEILGTLGSFTEELIEQIPDEPSSDLRYEVIVDAHGGGKVVRGVVDGVDSYRDSALLAVEIATRLAAGAAKPGALAPAEAFEPAEFLDALARFGITWRIEES